The genomic interval AGCAACAGGATCACAAAAAGAGAATATGAAGGATGCAATTCAGTGAGAAGCCTGACAGACAAATTAGCAGATGCCTTTGTgttcctccttttttttttgagaaaataacaTGCCAAAGTTCATCTTCTCTGTTTTTCTTGATTAGTTACTTAAGACATAATCTTCATCTATCCTGATTCAAAgataataaaatgttcaaatgtttgttCACATTGaggtgtgatttattttttttgtgaaaggaCAATTACAAAGTGCaactgcaaatcatttgttcaCTCTGCATTAGACCTGCCTTATTTGTCTTTATTGCTCCAAATGCAAAGCAGTGTTTAAGACTATATTTTTATCTTTGCAAAATTGTTTTTAGGGTGTGACTTAAACAGAGATGGTCAAGGTACAGGGACATCCAATGCATCACATGCATACACATTCTTTAGTGAGCGGAAGTCTTATTTCAGAGTGTTAACAGTGAAATATGTCTAAGAAAAGAACCATgctttatttataataacttcAAAGCTTTTCCAGATCAAGACAATGAATTCCCATCCattgaaaaacaaatgacatCAATCAAATGACAAAAAGATATAACTGGGACGCACACTAATTCAAATGCACTTGATTCAAGTGAAATGTACCTTTATCAAACGAAGTGTGGTTGGCCAGGCTAAGAATGGTAatactttagtatagggaccaattctcactgttaactagatgcttattaacatgcatattactagcatattggatGTTTCTTAGTACtgataaagcacatattctgcatgaccatattctacatccttaATCCtgcccaatacctaaacttaacaactaccttactaactattaataagcagcaaattagtagtttattgaggcaaaagtcattgTTAATGGTCTGTTAATGgcaagaattggaccttaaaataaagtgttaccctaaGAATAAAATCGAatggtattttgtaaatatcttCTAAACCATAATAAATTCCTCATATAGTGTCCGTTTTTAGGAATTTAAATTCAAGAATGAATAGGACCCAGTGTTTTAAACCTATGACTGCATTCAGATTtagctttttctttttgttgagAAAAAGCTCTTTGTCTAGCACTGTTCTGCATTTATGCAGGATTTAATGCTATTTCTGTGGCAAGAACGGCAAAGATTTGTGTAGCAagaaacctaacctaacagagATTACATGTTAAACTATCTTAAATGAAAATCTTGCAGTAAATTAGCTAGCAGTAATGCACATTAGCAAGTTAAGTATACTAACTAATTACTATACAGTATTTAACATAAGGTGCATTGATCATTTAAGTCATTTGCAAGAACTGTTTTTGGAGTAAAGGAAAAAATACAGGCTAATACAGGAAAATGGACAGGCTAGGAGAACAGATTAAatcagcaaaaaccagcaaatcAGTTTATTTATCTCACTTGCCAGTAAGATAAATAATCATGTTATACCAACGAGCAAAGTTTAAAGTTGGGGAGTTCAATTGCTCTctgttcttttattattattattactctgaATTTAATCGAATTAAGGATCTTGAAAAATGTGTTTGGTATGACGTAATCTCTATACCGTCCTATCAAGATTGGGCACTCATATGTGAAGGGCGGAGCTTTCAAGAGCTGCTGCTACAGGGACACCAAGATGGAAATCCAGGGGCTTACTGACACCAAAAACACTCAGTACCAACATGGCGCCCCGCTCCACACGACATTCTCTCAGCAGACAACAGCTTCTGGGATTAATGCGAGAACACGGCTGACTGAAAATGCGATCTCGGGTCTTTCGGGATCGCTGGGTTTAGAAAGTGACGCCAACAACAACAACCGGGCCAGATCCTCACCGCTTCGAGTTGCGGAAAATGGCAGCGGCTGCGTTTTGTCTCTTCAAAACAACCACGATAAGAAATATGATGTTCAGTCCGCAGATGCAGAACTCGGTGACGTGAATGCGTCCAAACAAAAGGCGTTTAATGAATTAGAGTTGCTGCCTTCCGAGTTTGAGAGGGCAGATGAGCATGATGACAACGATCTGCAAATGGCGCTTCCTCTTTTGGACACAGAGACCTGTGAACAAAGACACACGACAGAGAGGATTCTCAGCAACACCTCTACCTCTTCAAGCAAGAGTCCAGAGGAACTTTACGTTGTTTTTAACATAGTGCATAAAGAAGATGACAGCAAAGAACGACAAATGAGCTTTCCATACAAAGCTGAAGAGAATGGATCGTCTTCACCCAAGTCAAAGACTCTCGGTTCCCCAGTAGATTCAGATGAAAACTTAAACAGAACATCAAAATCGGTACATTTGTCTAGTCACAGTAATTTAAATTCCAGATCTGAGACGACAGACCAAACTGTTAGGCATGAAATCTGTCTTGTGGCAGAGAATAGGGACCCAATATTATCAGAAGACTATACTGGGAACAGGCAAACGCCAAAGGTCTCTACTGTAGAAATGCTCAGCAATAATTTAGTTGAACATTCAGCAGAAGAACTGATGCACTGTGTCACAAAAAATAATAGCCCTGCATTTGTACCAGAGAACAGGGTTGCTACTGAAATGGCAGAAATGAATATCATGGATTATGCAAATCAAGAGTCTAGCAGTAATGGGGACTGTGGTCCTGATGGGACTTCAATACCTGTGCATGAAACATTCTCTGGGACCATCATGATTAACAATCAGAGTATCATTGTGACTATTGAAAATGGAATATTGACCCTAGCCACACCACCAGAGGGCTACGCTTACAAGGAGGATGGTATGATAAGCTTAAAAGAACATTTGGGAATGAAAGACAATGAAGATCTTGTACTGCTCAATTATGATGGGGGAAGTAAATCCATTGGGAAAATTAGCAATGTTACCTCAAGTCTACAAGATGAGCCTAAAGCCAGATTCGCCAGCAGTGATTCAGAGTTGACTCTAGCTGATGACTGTTCGCTATCAGAAATGGGTGTTACTTTAGACTCTTGCTCATCAATTAAGCAAGAAGAAGGAACCGTTTGTGCTATTGAAGATGATAGTAGTAtttgccaaaattcaaaaagcaAACCAATTACTTGTGAAGAACTACAGCCAATAAACTTATTAACTGTGTCAGGTTTGACGAAGAAAGGTTCAGTAGTAAAGTATAGATGTCCACAACCTGGCTGTTCCAGCACCTTTGATACCCGGCAAAATCTCAAAATCCACTTGGTTCTTCACACAGAGGACCAGCGTCCCTTCAAGTGTACAGTGGAGGGCTGTGATTGGTCCTTCACAACGTCATACAAACTGAAACGCCACCTGCAGTCTCATGACAAAGTGCGACCTTATAAATGCGAATGGGAAAACTGTGGTCGCCGTTTCACCACAGTCTACAATCTTAAAGCTCATGTTAAAGCACATGACCAGGAGAATGCATTTATCTGTGAAGTATGCAGTGAGAGGTTTCGCACCGCCACGAGACTCAGTAATCATCAAAGAACACACTTTGAACCAGAGAGACCACATAAGTGTGAGTTCCCAGGTAAGTTGAGTTGATATCTTAACCAATTTCTGAGCCAAAGTTGTAATGCAGATAGTAATCCCAACCTGATTGTGGTGTTTCTGTGCCTCCTCAGGATGTGAGAAGACCTTCATCACTTTCAGCGCCCTGTTCTCCCACAACAGAACTCACTTCAGAGAAATGGCTCAGTTCACCTGCACCTATCCTGGCTGTGACAAGCGATATGACAAGGCCTGCCGGCTTAAAATACACCTCCGTAGTCACACAGGTGAACAAATGAGCAGATACTTGGAATAAAGCAATATTTCTTCAGTTTTCTAACATTGCtctctcatttttttcttcccaGGTGAAAGACCGTTTGTTTGTGATTCAGATTCCTGTGGTTGGACTTTCACAAGCATGTCCAAATTACTCAGGCACAAACGGTAAGAAGCAGAGGTTTGTTCCTCTTATATCCACACATGAATGCACATTCACTGTATATCCTATTACTCTATTGCTGCAAGTTTTTTGTAATTGgaaataatttttatgaatgtttaaCCATTAACTATAGTTAATAGTATTAACAATAATCACAATTTcctttaaaatgctaaaacttgTAGACCCTGGTGCCCAACACAATAAAGGTACAGTAACAGTGTGTGCTGAATACTtgaaattttgtcatttgaaGTCATAATCCATAGCCACGTAAACAGCACTCTGATATAACCAGCAGTGCTTAGGACGACCAGAGTATTGTAGACCTTTCCTTGTCCTACTCCCCTCTCTGCTTCTATTGCTTCCTGTCTCTTTCAAAATAAGAGGCAAAAACATAACTGAAACTTTTAATTTCAAAGTacatattgtttcaaagcagcatCAACCTGCTAGTGGAAATGATTCATTAGGTGTTGATCTTCATTTACAGGAAGCATGATGATGACAGACGGTTTGCATGTCCAGAGGAAGGATGCGGGAAATCATTCACAAGGGCTGAGCACCTGAAGGGCCACAGTATCACACACCTGGGTACCAAGCCATTTGAATGCCCTGTAGAAGGTCAGCATTTAAGTACAAGAGCAGACTGCTTTTAATGAATTAGTGCAACTGCAGCAGCTCTATATATGGCAGTCATTAAGATTTAGGCTTAGGGTCAAGTTTTCATTGGcagcttttttttgtgtgtgtgtgcaatatTCAGGATTGGTGCAAATGGGCCTATACAGTTACATATCTCTGACAGTTTAGCAGATTAGTTAATCAGCTAAAAAGATTTGTTTTGAATTGTGCAGTAGGTTTGTCATTTATGCTTAATTTTTAAGATTCTCTATCACTttcaatatgtaatattttcatGGTGACTATCATCGATGTATGTTCACACta from Labeo rohita strain BAU-BD-2019 chromosome 6, IGBB_LRoh.1.0, whole genome shotgun sequence carries:
- the si:dkey-156n14.3 gene encoding zinc finger protein ZXDC; this translates as MEIQGLTDTKNTQYQHGAPLHTTFSQQTTASGINARTRLTENAISGLSGSLGLESDANNNNRARSSPLRVAENGSGCVLSLQNNHDKKYDVQSADAELGDVNASKQKAFNELELLPSEFERADEHDDNDLQMALPLLDTETCEQRHTTERILSNTSTSSSKSPEELYVVFNIVHKEDDSKERQMSFPYKAEENGSSSPKSKTLGSPVDSDENLNRTSKSVHLSSHSNLNSRSETTDQTVRHEICLVAENRDPILSEDYTGNRQTPKVSTVEMLSNNLVEHSAEELMHCVTKNNSPAFVPENRVATEMAEMNIMDYANQESSSNGDCGPDGTSIPVHETFSGTIMINNQSIIVTIENGILTLATPPEGYAYKEDGMISLKEHLGMKDNEDLVLLNYDGGSKSIGKISNVTSSLQDEPKARFASSDSELTLADDCSLSEMGVTLDSCSSIKQEEGTVCAIEDDSSICQNSKSKPITCEELQPINLLTVSGLTKKGSVVKYRCPQPGCSSTFDTRQNLKIHLVLHTEDQRPFKCTVEGCDWSFTTSYKLKRHLQSHDKVRPYKCEWENCGRRFTTVYNLKAHVKAHDQENAFICEVCSERFRTATRLSNHQRTHFEPERPHKCEFPGCEKTFITFSALFSHNRTHFREMAQFTCTYPGCDKRYDKACRLKIHLRSHTGERPFVCDSDSCGWTFTSMSKLLRHKRKHDDDRRFACPEEGCGKSFTRAEHLKGHSITHLGTKPFECPVEGCNAKFSARSSLYIHSKKHKQDGVSLRSRCPVAGCTKHFSSRSSLKTHMLKHHNLSPDVLSQLDDTATLTPSSELTSTSQAVSAPSGPAGAELSSLDLSSLFSSIPACPGTTAVSVGSEGSTGAGSFSMDMPLVNTGILTIDPASVGSALTSAKTVDPLILAAGQDMGVHVLDTGLGAGGGGGVLPHATLHLDDVQTVNPEELGPLTALTIQSTSSSEQLHPLNSCNPLTVESPSTLTPSLSSSLTQSLSSLTSALQPALSSSLVPSLSTPLSSMALAATPVPGLLSPQAKADLPGSETAVGPLLSRVEVMAQSDASKGMCQFVFPSHSGSYSGQKITELPSVTPCPVMESSGSARTDYRAIQLAKRRKQKGPGSSTCASETGQRKTKGSKGTSSALPTSSGAHFGEGAATGNSELPIRDPVAGTQFVQIQLLQDDPAADGDLAFQLSSQTSCSHSQLTVDLPVNILQEPTVMAEDENGSDNSQFTGSTINLQDLE